The Thalassotalea sediminis genome includes the window AAGAAATGGGTAAGTTTCCTGATACTAACCTTGCCGAATCATTACAGCGCATTACCGGGGTTTCTGTAAGCCGAAGTAACGGTGAGGGGAGCCAGATCACGGTGCGTGGTTTTGGTCCTGATTTCAACTTAATTACACTCAATGGACGTCAAATGCCTGGCACAGGTAATACACGTTCATACAGTTTAGAAAATCTTGCATCAGACGGTGTTTCTGCACTTGAGGTGTATAAGACTGCACGTGCAGAAAATCCAAGTGGTGGTTTAGGGGCAACTGTTAATATTGTTACTCGTAAACCGCTGGCAAGTCCTGGAGAGCGTTACAGTTTATCTGGTAAAGCAATTCACGATACTTCAAATGAAGAAAACAGTGATGTTACACCTGAGTTCTCTGCACTTTATTCAAATACCTTTTTAGACGATACCTTAGGTGTAGCGTTTTCTTTTACACATCATGAACGTGACTTTCAAAAACAACTGGCTAATATCCAAGGTTGGCAAGCAAACGTTGCATTACCAACAAATTTAGATGACGACAAAGTAGTTGATCCACGTCCATTAGATGATGAAGGTAATCGAGTGGGAAATCATTTTTTTCCTCGTGATATGAATTACGGTATCGAGAATTTAGAGAGAGATAGAACCAATGGCCACGTTACTATTCAGTATATGCCAATTGAATCACTTATCGTTTCACTTGACTATATTCGTACAGAAGCGACTACAGGTGTAAATTCTATTGGCTGGGGCTTATGGAACGACTACGGTGGTAATATCAATGCTTATGAAATTGATGAAAATGGTACCGTTGTTTATGCCGATATAAGTGGTAATGATGGCTCATACACTGCATCAAGAGGAACAACAGATGTAGAAGAGGAATCAATAGGGCTTAATTTTGACTGGCAAGTAACAGATACATTAAATATTGTACTTGATTATCACGACTCTTCTAGTGAAATTGATAACGGTGGTGATGACGGATTAGGCAGTTTTGGTTCTTTGGTACTGGGATCTGATCAGTTAAGAACGAAAACTTATGATTATCGCAACGGCGATATCCCGCGTGCAGAAATCTATTGGAATAATGGCACAACGGAACTAGCACCAGGAGAAATTGACTCTCATTTCAGTCAGTTTATTCATTCTCCAGGAAAGTCCGAAATAGAGCAGGTACAGTTACACGGTACGTGGGAAAATGATGCATTCGACATTCCACTTGTTCAAGTGAAGTTTGGTGGTGCCTATACAGATCAACGTATGGGTGGTTCTCACGCATGGAGCGGTTTAATTGGTGGCTTTTTGTTTAACCCATCATGGCCTGAAATGTTTCCAGACGGTATGTTCACTAAACACAGCACTAACAACTTCTTGGATGAATTTGGTAGTGGCGGGGCTAACTTGACACCGAGTTATTACTACACCTTTGATTTTGATGAAGTGGTTGCTCGTTCAGAAGCTTTTTTAACCAATGAGCTTTTAGGTGGTGACGATTATTTTGCTACAACGGCTTACCATGATATGGGGACATTAACTGAAGGCTCTGTACAAGAAGAAACAAAAAGTGTGTATGTACAATCGCAATGGGAATTTGACGTTGCTGATTACCCTGTACAATTAAACATTGGTGTGCGTTATGAAGAAACAGACGTGACCAGTAATGTGCTTCAGCCAGTGCCTACTACGGTATGGTGGAAAGGTGGCAGTGAGTGGCATACACAATATTTGCCGGGAGATGCTAACTTTCTTAAGCAAACTGGTGAACACGATGTGTTCCTTCCTATGATTGATTTAAAAGTAGAGCTTACTGATGAAATTGTTGCTCGCGCTTCTTGGGGGAAAACCATTACACGTGCACCATTAGGGGATTTAGCTGGCGGCAGAAGTTTGTCTGGTAGCCCTAAAATTGGTTCTCGAAATGGTGGTGAAGGTAATACCAACCTACAACCATTCGAATCTACCAATTTTGATCTGAGCTTAGAGTATTACTATGACGAAGCAAGTTATGCATCAGTTGGTTACTTTAGAAAAGATGTAGAAAACTTTATTGGTAGTCAAATCGTCTCTACAACCATTGATGGCTTTCACGATATTTATCTTGGCCCTCGCTGGAACCAAGCGGTAGCTAATATTGAAGGACGAGGTGAGCAAGCAACTAATGATGCAATATTTGCTGAAATACAGGCAAATGGATCAGCGTTAAATGAACAAGGTTATTTAACGCCTTCTTCGGAAGACCCATTAATTACTTGGGATATACGTCGACCATTTAACGCGCCTGATACTAAAACGGTTGATGGTTTTGAAATTGCGTTTCAACATTTGTTTGGAGAAACGGGTTTTGGTCTTGGTATTAATGGCACCATTGTTGAAGGTGACGTCGAATTCGATGTTAATAGCTTAGAACAACAAACACCACTAACGGGTCTTAGTGATTCGGCAAACTTCCAAGCCTTTTACGAAAAAAATGGTCTGTCAATTAAAGCAACTTACGCTTGGCGTGATGAATACTTGATTGGCGTAGGTCAAAACGAAGGGTCTTCAGATAACCCACCTCAGTTTGCTAAAGCGTTTGGACAATGGGATTTAAGCGTTAATTATGATGTTGATGAGCAAACAACGGTATTTTTTGAAGGTATAAATATCAATAACGAGACAGAACAGGGCTATGGCCGTTATGAAGAGCAGTTTCTTTTTGCTCGCCAGTACGGCCCTCGCTATGTTGTCGGTTTTAGATATAGCTTTCAATAGCACCAACGTTATTCGGCGGTAAATGTTGCCGCCGAATATTTTTTATTGTCGAGCGTTCTCGCTCGACTTTGACCTAAGTCCTAACGACGATATTATCTTTATAGGAGCGCTTTATGGCTGAGTTTTCGATGTCTGCAAAGCCAGCGACTGAGCAGTTACCCCCTAAAGGAGCGAATACATATACTTTCGCACTTTGTTCGCTTACCACCTTATTTTTTATGTGGGGATTTATTACTTGTCTAAACGACATTTTAATTCCTTATCTTAAAGGCGCATTTGAACTGTCTTATACACAGGCAATGTTGATTCAGTTTTGCTTTTTTAGTGCTTACTTTATTGTTTCAATACCCGCAGGAAACTTAGTGGCAAAAATTGGTTATCAAAAAGGTATTGTTACTGGCTTAACTGTTGCGGCCATTGGTTGTTTGTTGTTTTATCCAGCAGCAGCTCTAGAGGTGTATGCGTTATTTTTAATTGCTTTGTTTGTATTAGCTGCAGGTATAACGTTACTGCAAGTGTCTGCAAACCCTTTTGTCAGCATATTAGGGCCAACTAAAACTGCTTCTTCGCGTCTGACGATGACGCAAGCTTTTAACTCTCTAGGTACGACAGTAGCGCCGTTTTTTGGCGCATATTTAATTTTTTCATCGGTAGAAACGTCGGATGCAACGGGCGCTTCCGCGGTTCAGCTACCTTATTTACTATTGGCAGCAATATTACTGTTGTTAGCTGGCGTATTTGCAAAATTAAAATTACCAAAATTAGGAACCGTAACGCACAGTGCGGCTTCCTATGCCGATGCAATTAAGTTTTCGCATCTTAAACTAGGTGCCATCGCCATCTTTTTATATGTAGGTGCTGAAGTTGCAATTGGTAGTTTCTTGGTCAGTTATTTACACGATCCAAATATTGCTGGTTTAACGGAATCAGAAGCATCTCGTTTAATCGCTTATTACTGGGGCGGCGCTATGTTAGGTCGTTTTGTCGGTGCCATTGTTATGCAACATGTGAGTGCGGGCAAAGTATTAGCCTTTAATGCTGCTGCTGCGATTGTGTTGTTAATGTTAACAATTTTCAGTCAAGGTGAAATAGCTAAATGGTCTGTACTCGCAATAGGACTCTTTAACTCTATTATGTTTCCAACCATTTTTAGTCTCGCTATAAGTGGTTTAGGACAACACGCAAGTCGAGGCTCTGGCGTGTTGTGCTTGGCAATTGTGGGTGGTGCGATAGTACCGCTATTGCAAGGTGTTTTGGCAGATGTTGTCGGTCTTCAACTTGCATTTTTCTTACCACTTCTCTGTTATATCTATATTGCTTTTTATGGGGTTAAAGGCTCAGTGCCAACCCACGTAGAAGCTGATAAGGAATAAATATGAACATGTTTTTAAAATCTTGTTTGGCATTATCTTGCGCGAGTTTATTAGGCGCTTGTCAACAGTCTGAAAATGTTGCAGAGCAGCAACTAGAGACAATGAATAAGGCTGCGAAAATTTGGCCTAAAATTAGCTCTGACGTAAAAAGAGACCCTGCTGTTGAAGCAAAAGTTGCCAAGATGCTAGCAACAATGACACTTGAACAGAAAGTCGCACAAATGATTCAGCCAGAAATCAGGGATATTAGTGTTGAGGATATGCGACGTTACGGATTTGGCTCGTATTTGAATGGTGGAGGCTCATTTCCAAATAATGACAAACATTCTACACCTCAAGACTGGATTGCACTTGCTGAAAAAATGTATCAAGCATCTATAGACGATAGCCTAGATGGTAGTGCAATCCCTACGATGTGGGGGACTGATGCGGTTCATGGGCATAATAACGTGATTGGCGCTACGTTATTTCCACATAACATCGGCCTTGGCGCCGCGAACAACCCAGCGTTAATTGAGAAAGTTGCTCAAATAACCGCAACGGAAGTGATGGTGACAGGTATTGATTGGGTATTTGCGCCTACCGTTGCAACTGTGCGCGATGATAGATGGGGAAGAACGTATGAGGGATACTCTGAAGATCCTGAAATTGTTAAGCAATATGCAAACGCGATTGTAAAAGGTCTTCAAGGACACGCCGGCGAAGATTTCTTAGGTGACGATCGTGTGATCAGTACAGTAAAACATTTTATTGGCGATGGTGGTACAGTAGGTGGTGATGATCAAGGTGATAATATTGCTACTGAACAAGCGCTATTCGATATACATGGTCAAGGGTATGTTGGTGGTCTTACAGCTGGTGCTCAATCAGTAATGGCATCCTTTAATAGTTGGCATGGTAAGAAGTTGCATGGTCAAAAATATCTATTAACAGATGTACTTAAAGAACAAATGGGCTTTGATGGTTTTGTGGTTGGTGACTGGAACGGACACGGTCAGATAGCCGGCTGTAGTAATGATAACTGTCCACAAGCTGTTAATGCTGGTTTAGATATTTACATGGTACCAACAGACGCTTGGAAGCCATTGATGGAAAATACCATTAAACAAGTAAAAGAAGGTGTGATTGCGCAATCAAGAATCGACGATGCAGTACGCCGAATTTTACGTGTTAAATATAGAGCAGGCTTATTTGATAAACCAAGTCCTCAGAACCGATTATTTTCAGGAAAAACTGAATTAATTGGCCAGGCGTCACATCGTGTGGTTGCACAACAAGCTGTACGAGAGTCATTAGTACTACTTAAGAACAAAGCTAATATTCTACCGTTGTCGCCAAAACAGCATATATTGGTTGCAGGAGATGGTGCGGACAATATAGGTAAGCAATCAGGTGGTTGGACAATTACGTGGCAAGGAACAAACAACACTAACGAAGACTTTCCTGGTGGCAGTTCTATTTATGACGGCTTTAAAGCACAAGTTGAACAAGCGGGTGGCACTATTGAACTGAATACTGAAGGTGAGTTCAACACAAAACCAGATGTTGCCGTTGTTGTTTTTGGTGAAGAACCTTACGCAGAAGGACATGGCGACCGTGCAAACTTAGATTATCAACGTGGTGTAAAAAAAGACTTAGCGTTGTTGAAAAAACTTAAAGCTCAGAATATCCCTGTTGTATCGTTGTTTATTAGCGGACGCCCTATGTGGGTTAATGCGGAACTTAACAATAGTGATGCCTTTGTGGCAGTTTGGTTGCCTGGCTCAGAAGGTAAAGCTATCGCTGATGTAATATTGACCGATGCCAAAGGCGATATACAGCATGACTTTAAAGGTAAGCTGTCTTTTTCTTGGCCAAAATCGGCAGATCAACTCGTTAACCGTGGTGATAAAGTTTATGAACCGTTATTACCTTATGGATTTGGTTTGCAATATGGTGATGAAAACGTGCTAGCCGACAACTTAAATGAACAGACTGCAAAAATAAGTGTCGATCAAAGCCAAGTTAACTTATTTGATGGACAGGTTGCTAAACTATGGCAATTAACCTTAATCGATGGCGATAGTGCTAAGATTATTAATTCGAGCACCGCAGCGCTTAAACATGTGTCATACCGTACGATAGACCGTCATGTGCAAGAAGATGCGTTTACAATCGTCACTAACAATGCGGAATCTGCAGGTATTGTATTAGCCACCACCAATGGTTTTCGTGAAGACCTAACCGCAGCTCAGGAAGCCGGGAACTATTTAGCACTTGCTATTCGACGCAACAGCGAAGAGGTGACTGAAGCAAGTGTGTCGTTAAGTTGTGAAAGTATCGGTGATGAAAAGGGCAGTTGTTCAGGTGTTGTTCCTATTGATCAGGCTCTTAATCGCTTACCCGCAGACGCTTGGCAAGATGTCGTTATTCCATTGTCATGTTTTACGCAGCAAGGGGTAAAATTTGGTGAAGTTGTTTCGCCATTTGCGATGACAATCAAGGGGTCGAGCAGTGTTTCAATTAGCTCGATTCAATACCGCTCTGCTAAACAGAGTGACCAACCCTTAGCTTGCCAATAACTATTTACACAGCGCTTTAATGATTGACAAATTAAAGCGCTATTATCTTTTCTTATACCATCGTCCACTTCCTTTTAATGCTCGTATTTATTTGCAAACATGTATTTTATCATTCACACAATGAATGACAGCGTTGTCAACTTGATTTAACGGTGATAATGTAAGCGCAGCGTGACTCATAGTATTTGATCCTAAAATCCATCTTATTCGACTTTAGTTGAGTATGCGAAATGATTTACATGCTATATGATGTTGCCAATTACAATAAATATAATTGTCGCTATCAGCGAAAGCGTTTAGTAGATAAAGCAATACTAAGTGGCATAAATAATTGACTTTAGCTGTAAGCATTATTTATTTCACTTGGTTTGAGATATCAAGTTATTTTACGAAGGACTTATCATGCAAGAACTAAAGAGTCGTTATCCAGTATTACCGAGTGCCGAAGCACATACGCATATTGATACTGATACTTATGAAAAAATGTATCAACAATCAATTGAACAACCAGACGTATTTTGGGCAGAACAAGCGAAAGAATTTTTAGACTGGTATCAACCTTTTGATACGGTGAGTAAAGTTGATTTAAAATCAGGTGATATAAAGTGGTTTGAAGGCGGTAAGTTAAACGTTAGCTACAACTGTATTGATAGACATTTACCCACTAAAGCAAATGATGTTGCAATCATTTGGGAAGGTGATAATCCGGAAGAAGATCTTAAGGTTACCTATCAAGAATTACATGACCATGTGTGTCGCTTTGCCAATTTGTTAAAAGCACGTGGTGTAAAGAAGGGTGATCGTGTGTGTATTTACATGCCGATGATCCCTGAAGTTGGCTATGCAATGTTAGCTTGTGCCCGTATTGGCGCTATTCATTCAGTTGTCTTTGGTGGCTTTTCTACCGAATCTATTAGGGCACGTATTGATGATGCAGATTGCCAAGTGGTTATTACTGCCGATGAAAGTTTACGTGGCGGTCGTGTTATTCCTTTAAAAGCTAACGTTGACGCGGCTATCGCTGATTGTCCAAGTGTACATTCTGTTATTGTCGTCGAGCGCACAGGTGGAGATGTCGCCTGGAACGATACTATTGATGTTAAGTACCAAGCATCTGTTGCAAACCTACCTGCTGTATGTGAACCAGAAGTGATGGACGCAGAAGATCCATTATTCATCCTTTATACCTCTGGCTCTACTGGTACACCAAAAGGTGTGCTTCATACGTGTGGTGGTTATTCGCTTTATACTGCGATGACACACAAATATGTATTTGACTATAAAGAAGGTGAAATCTACTGGTGTACAGCTGATGCTGGTTGGATAACGGGCCATTCATACATTTTTTACGGGCCACTTGCTAATGGTGCTACAACATTGGTTTTTGAAGGGGTGCCTACTTATCCAGATGCAGGTAGATTTTGGCAAGTGTGCGAAAAGCATAAAGTAAATATCTTTTATACAGCACCGACGGCAATTCGCGCGTTAATGAGTGTTGGTGATGATTACGTTACTAAATACGACTTATCAGATTTACGCTTACTTGGTACGGTTGGTGAACCAATTAACCCAGAAGCTTGGCATTGGTATTATGAAGTCGTTGGTAAATCTAACTGTCCTATCGTTGATACTTGGTGGCAGACGGAAACAGGCGGTATTCTGATTACTTCTTTACCTGGAGCCGTTGATATGAAACCTGGTGCAGCGGGCAAACCATTCTTTGGTGTTAAACCTGCATTGTTCGATAAAGATGGCAACACATTAACGGGTGAAAACCAAGGCTTGTTAGTGATGACAGGCAGTTGGCCGGGTCAACTCCGTAGTGTTTATGGCAACCATGAACGCTTTATTGATACCTATTTAAGCCAATATCCTGGTAACTACTTTACTGGTGATGGTGCAAAACGTGATGAAGACGGCTTTTATTGGATCACAGGGCGTGTTGATGACGTACTTAATGTATCTGGACATCGCCTAGGTACTGCGGAAATTGAAAGTGCATTAGTATTGCATCCTGCAGTTGCAGAAGCTGCTGTTGTTGGTTACCCACACGAAGTGAAAGGCCAAGGCGTATATGCTTATGTTACATTAATGGCAAATGCTACAGAATCGCCAGAACTCAACAAAGAGCTAATTGAGTTTGTCGCAAAAGAGTTAGGTCGTTTTGCTAAACCTGATTATATTCAATGGGCGCCGGGCTTACCAAAAACGCGTTCAGGTAAAATTATGCGTCGTATTTTGCGTAAAATTGCCGAGAATGAAATTGACACATTAGGTGATACTTCAACGCTAGCAGATCCAGCGGTAGTTGATAATTTGATTGAAAATCGAATCGTTCATGGTTAATTGAGCATTTATAAAATAAAAGCGCCTTAATAGGGCGCTTTTTTTATGCAAACACTTTCTTCGTTACTTTTTCATTATGTATTTGTCTTTCGTTGAAAATGGCAAACATTTAGTTCTTTACTATACTGCTCCTGTCATTAATTAAATATTATTGAAGTCTACTTTAACCTTCCGGTTTAAAGCTGTAATAGTATTAAAGTAAGGTACTATTATGAAAAATATATTTGTGATGTTGGCTAGTTTATTATTTGTATTATCGGCAATAGCTGAAGAAGCAAAAGAGTATACGCAATGGGATACATTTCGATTTACAATCGACAATAAAAACGCTCAAAAGCTCACCAAAAACATGCGTTCGCATATCAAAAAATTTCATGTTAAAGACCCGTTAAAAACACGAATCTATAACATTATCTATGGCCCAAATGTCAATGAACTTATTTGGGTTATGGGACCAGTGAGTTTTTCTGAATTAGACGCAAGGCCTGAAAGTAAAAGTCATGATGATGATTGGGCGGACAATATTAACCCTTATATTAACTCATATAATCAAAGTGAAATTTGGCGGCATATGGAAAATCTTGTTATCAATAATTTAGATGATAAGGCTCCCTCTCCTGAAAAATTTTCCTGCCGATATTTAACTGTTAGGCAAGATCAGGATTGGGAAGTTGCAAAATATTTATTGATGCAAATAAAAGAAACGTTAATGAAAACTGGTAAAGTTAAATATTGGGCAATGATGGACAACAAATTTATACAAGGAAAAATGAATGGCCGGCATTTGATGGCTATATCCTCTTTTGATAAGTGGGCTGAAATGGATGACGATTGGGAGTTTAAGAAGCACTTTGAAGAAATTTACGGTAAAGGAAGTTATAAATCGTTTTCTGAAAGTTATTCTAAAGCGTTTGAAAACACATGGCATGAAATTATTTCAGTGAATAAAGACATGAGCGGTCTTTAATTAAATATCGTTTGTAAAAAGCACCTTTGATAGGTGCTTTTTTATGGTCAGAATAAATATTATCTATAGTTAACATATTGATTTTAAATGATTAAAATGTAATGTTGGTCGTTTTTTAATATTTGGTTGTTTTGTTGAGCTAGGTTAGTCAATAAATAATTGAAAAAGTATTTGCCAGATAAATTTTATCATGTAAGAATATATGTACAATTTACGTAAACCAAAGTTTACAACATATACATATAATGATTTTGAATAAATTTAGTTTTTATTATTTCTGGTCTTTCTATTGCTAAACATCCTGTTTAGCCCGTATGTATTATTCTTATAAAACTCGCTGTTAAAATATCTGGAACGTTAAAATGTCTGAATCAAATGTAAGTGCGATAAGCCCGAAAGGATCATTAAACAATATTCATGTCAATGCTGAAGAAGTGCTTATTACCCCGCAACAATTGCGTGATGAATTACCACTCTCGAAACAGGGTCGTGAATTTATAATCAATGCTAGGCAAGATATAGCTAATATCATCCATAAAAAAGATCACCGTTTTTTAGTGATTAGTGGCCCTTGTTCAATACATGATGTCGAGGCAGCTAAAGCGTACGCTCAACAATTAAAAGCACTACATGATCAATACAAAGACACACTCTATATTGTTATGCGCGTTTATTTTGAAAAGCCTAGAACAACGGTTGGCTGGAAAGGGCTGATTAATGATCCTGACATGAATGGTTCATTCGACGTTGAAAGTGGCTTAAGAAAAGCGCGCGAGCTATTGTTATACTTAACGGATTTGGGTTTACCTTTGGCGACCGAAGCGTTAGATCCGATCAGCCCTCAATACCTTGCGGAGCTTTTTAGTTGGTCAGCAATTGGTGCTAGAACAACTGAATCACAAACACATCGTGAAATGGCAAGTGGCTTATCAATGCCGATTGGCTTTAAAAATGGCACGAATGGTAGCCTTGATGTGGCGATAAATGCGATGCAATCTGCTGCATCTTCGCATCGTTTTATGGGAATTAACCAAGAAGGGCAAGTGGCATTAATTAAAACTTCAGGCAACCCAGATGGTCATGTCATTTTACGAGGGGGTAAAAAGCCCAATTACCAAGCAGATGATATTGCGCTTTGTGAACAACAACTTGCAAAGCATGCGTTAGAGCCGGGTATTGTTGTTGATTGTTCACACGGGAATTCGAATAAGGACTATCGTCGACAACCAATAGTTGCGCAAGATGTTGTTACTCAAATTGTAAATGGTAACAAATCTATTATTGGTATAATGCTTGAGAGTCACTTAAATGAAGGGAATCAAAGTGCTGATTTACCAAAAGATCAACTTAAGTATGGTGTTTCGGTCACCGACGCTTGCATTGACTTTACAACTACAAAAGCTTTACTAGGGCAAAGTGTGGAGCAATTGTCATCAGTGTTAAACGCAAGAATTTTGTAACCTATTTATGGAAAAATCAGATATAACAGCACAACTAAAATTACTGCGTGATCAAATAGATGACGTAGACAGCCAATTAGTTGAATTACTGGCGAAGCGCCGTGCGATTACTAGTAAAGTCGGGGCGTTAAAAAGTGAAGTAGGCATGCCAATTTACGCTCCTGATAGAGAGCGTGAGTTGTTGGCGTTAAGGCGTCAGCAAGCTGCTGATGCTGGCTTGTGCCCTGAACTCATTGAAGATATTTTGCGACGCTTAATGCGAGATTCTTATAGTAGTCAAGATGCTAGTGGCTATCGTTGCGTAAACCCTTCGTGTCGTAAAGTTGTCGTAATAGGCGGTGCAGGACAACTCGGTGCAGTCTTTGTAGATTTATTTTCGCGGTCAGGTTATCGAGTAGAAATTCTTGAACATGATGATTGGGCGAGAAGTAATGACATTCTTGCTGAAGCCAGTTTAGTGATCGTTTCTGTACCTATTAGGCTAACTGCGAATATCATACAACAACTTCACCAATTACCAAAAGATTGTGTTTTGGCAGACATAACAAGTATTAAAGCTGCGCCATTACATGAAATGATGCGAGTTCACAGTGGACCTGTTGTGGGTTTACATCCGATGTTTGGGCCAGACGTTGCCGGCCTTATTAAGCAAACGATTATCACCTGTGAAGGGCGTCAACCAGAGGACTATCAATGGTTGCTTGATCAGTTCGCTGTTTGGGGGGCAAAAATCTATCCTGTTACTGCCCAACAGCATGACCAAGCAATGTCGATGGTACAAGTGATGAGGCACTTTTCAACAATCGCTTATGGTTATCACTTAATGACAGAAGGTGCTGAAATTTCTCAATTGGTAGATATGAGCTCACCTATTTATCGATTGGAACTTATTATGGTCGGCAGGTTATTTGCGCAAGATCCAATACTATACACAGACATTATTTTTTCTAATCGAGACAATATTGCCATGATGAAGCGGTTTGCTTACCGTTTTCTTGAGTTGTTAGAAGATGTTGAGATGGGAGACAAAGATGCATTTGTTACCATGTTTAATCAAGTTTCTGATTGGTTTG containing:
- the tyrA gene encoding bifunctional chorismate mutase/prephenate dehydrogenase, producing the protein MEKSDITAQLKLLRDQIDDVDSQLVELLAKRRAITSKVGALKSEVGMPIYAPDRERELLALRRQQAADAGLCPELIEDILRRLMRDSYSSQDASGYRCVNPSCRKVVVIGGAGQLGAVFVDLFSRSGYRVEILEHDDWARSNDILAEASLVIVSVPIRLTANIIQQLHQLPKDCVLADITSIKAAPLHEMMRVHSGPVVGLHPMFGPDVAGLIKQTIITCEGRQPEDYQWLLDQFAVWGAKIYPVTAQQHDQAMSMVQVMRHFSTIAYGYHLMTEGAEISQLVDMSSPIYRLELIMVGRLFAQDPILYTDIIFSNRDNIAMMKRFAYRFLELLEDVEMGDKDAFVTMFNQVSDWFGDYAETFLHESKAMLLKANELKKQ